Part of the Legionella cardiaca genome, CATTCTGTTGCCTTTGCTCCAGCCGATCAAATCAGCGGCGATTTTGTTGAACATACTAATCGCGAAGGATTCCGTATTGCTCATGATATTAGTGCATATAGCCTTGTTGCGTTAGCAAAAGCAGCTCAACCAATGATGAAGGATACGCAGGGCTCTATTTTAACATTAAGCTACTACGGAGCAGAAAAGGCGGTCCCCAATTACAACGTCATGGGTATTGCGAAAGCAAGCCTTGAAGCTTCTGTACGTTATCTTGCCGCAAGTTTAGGTCCTAAAGGCATTCGTGTGAATGCTATTTCAGCAGGCCCCATCAAGACATTAGCAGCAGCGGGAATTAAAGATTTTCGTAAAATGCAAAGTTCCTATGCAAATACAACGCCATTAAGACGCAATGTAACAGCAGAAGAAGTTGGTTATACCGCTGCCTTTTTATGCTCTGATTTAGCATCAGGAATTACAGCCGAAGTAGTGCATGTTGACGCTGGTTATCATGCTGTATCAATGACTAATTTAGAATAATAATCCTTTTTCATTAATGAGGAAGCCATAACGGGGTCCATCGTTACAGGAATTCCTCATTAACCAATCTCTCCACCTTCTTGTGCAGTCTGCAAGCGATATCGGTGACTAGCTGAGGCTTTATCATTTCGTGTTGTTACCGCTTGAGTCATTAATTGTGGTGTGGCTGCAGCAAGATTATTAACCCACCAAGGCGATTGTTCACCTTCCCAAATAAACAATAAATTACCTGCTGGTAATGTAATAGGTTTTACCGGATGCATTAAAATGCCTTGATTATTAGGTAAATACAGCATAAGACTACCTAACAGCCAATGTGAGTCTGAAACAATTGCCGCAAAAGGGTGATGTTCTTCTTTAATTTCATTAACAAATTGTTTTACGGGAAATTGAGCGAGATGAGGGGTGCGAACAATCCAAACGCCAATTAAAGTTGCTTGTACTACGAAACATATACCAAGAAAGTATTTAGCATGGCGAACTGAAAAGGCTTGTTCATTTACAATGCTAAATAGCCACAACGGTGATAAGAAAAATAACGGCAGAACCCAATGGGTTTTTACATTATAAATGCCAGCACTTACCACGATAAGCAAGAGAAATGGCATAACAAAAAGATGATAGCGCCACAGCAATTGATTTGCTGCACTGGCAGCCGAACGTGCGCGTGATAACGGAAAAAAGAAAAGGATTAAAATGACGGGAATGGCAAAACAAACTGACGCTTGAAACAGACGCCCTATTCCACTCCACTGATTCTTCCCTGGTAAAGCC contains:
- a CDS encoding enoyl-ACP reductase FabI, which produces MGFLTGKKALIVGLASNRSIAYGIAKAFHEQGAELAFTFQNEKLQSRVETMAAEFNSNLTFPCDVASDIEIQAVFEQLNNHWDKLDIVIHSVAFAPADQISGDFVEHTNREGFRIAHDISAYSLVALAKAAQPMMKDTQGSILTLSYYGAEKAVPNYNVMGIAKASLEASVRYLAASLGPKGIRVNAISAGPIKTLAAAGIKDFRKMQSSYANTTPLRRNVTAEEVGYTAAFLCSDLASGITAEVVHVDAGYHAVSMTNLE
- a CDS encoding glycosyltransferase family 39 protein — its product is MRNKYQSITLNRQAFSYFFALASILILARLFLCNPTLGLDEAEQIVFAQKLSAGYPSQPPLYTWLQYFVFQSLGVSLFSVALLKYSLLFLCIYFYHQICRLYCQNSLLVWCATLSWALIPNISYDLLPHRTHAILALLAACLTWYWFIRPTQLSKWSWSIIWGLIIGVGLLSKFNYLIFLAIFLFTVLSINEYRSKLLNPYFLITLTTALLLSSPYWIWLLDNAKMGLYSSYKLALPGKNQWSGIGRLFQASVCFAIPVILILFFFPLSRARSAASAANQLLWRYHLFVMPFLLLIVVSAGIYNVKTHWVLPLFFLSPLWLFSIVNEQAFSVRHAKYFLGICFVVQATLIGVWIVRTPHLAQFPVKQFVNEIKEEHHPFAAIVSDSHWLLGSLMLYLPNNQGILMHPVKPITLPAGNLLFIWEGEQSPWWVNNLAAATPQLMTQAVTTRNDKASASHRYRLQTAQEGGEIG